A stretch of DNA from Candidatus Zixiibacteriota bacterium:
CTCTGTATGACAACCATTTCGTCGGCCCGCAGCCCCCCTACGCTCCGACATTGAAGGCCCGGGTCGGCGACAAGAAAGTCAATCTGAGCTGGAACGATACCGCCGAAGTTGATATCGATCCGCTGACCGGGAATCACGATTTTCGCGGCTATAAACTGTATCGCTCAACCAACCGCGGTTATACCTGGGGTTTTGAGGCCGAGGTCAGCGGTTCCTGTCTCAAGAATGATTACATGCCGATAACCGCCTGCCAGGTGGAAAATTACGGCGATCCGATCATGCACACTTTTATCGACAGTAATCTTATCAACGGGATGGAATACTGGTATTGTCTGGTGGCCTATGACGCCGGTGATCCGACCGTCCCGATTGGTCCCCTTCAGAACGGTTTCGGCAGACCGGGAAGCGACCCAAATGTGGTCAGAGTATTCCCGCGCAGCGATCCGGCCGGCTCCTACAATATTTTGACCACGATCCGACATGAGTACAACGGAATCGAGAAACCGTCCGATGGCGCTGTCAGCCCGATTCTTTTCGACGGCTCGTGGGTGCCGGGTGAAGAGTATCGGGTCGCCTTCTCGGAAACCGACGAGCAGACATACTGGCACCTGATTGATATTACCACCGGCGATACGACGCTGAAAGATCAAACTGTCCAGGACGGCGATATCAAGCTTTACGAGATCGCCAACGGCCTGCAGGTGGTGGTGCGCAACGGCGAAAGAATGCCCCGCTCCTGGGGGCAGACAGCATTTGCCACGGCCGGAGATACCACCCTTCATCTGGGATACACATACGGACCGGCCGGCGATGCTCTGGGGTTCCCGCGTGGCTCGGATAAGCACTTTCGCAGCACCTATGAATTTCGCTTCACCTCAGACGGGTCGGAAGGATACTGGTTTTGGGATGATGTGACCCCCGTGCCGCTGCCATTCCAGGTCTGGAACAAGACTCTGGGATATCAGGTTGTGGCGGAAATTTATGATCAGGATTTCGACCAGGTCTGGGAACCGGCCGAACGCGATTATATCTCAATTGTTGACGCACCCTACGACAGCAATGCACATCCGGAAGCTTTCCCCTACAACCATGCCTGGTTTTTCCGGTTTGGCATAAATGATACGGCTTTCGCGCCCGGTGATGTTTTCACGGTGGAGGGGGCGCCGGTCAACGGGCCGGAAGATGCTTTTGCTTTCAGGACCGATGGAATCAACGCCACCTCGGCGCGTTCGAGTTTAAATAAGATCAGAGCGGTGCCCGATCCATATATCGTTCATGCCGCCTGGGAGTCCAGCAAGTACGAACGAAAACTTCAGTTCACGCATCTGCCGGATAAATGTACTATCCGTGTTTACACCCTGTCCGGCGACCTGGTTAAAACCCTGGATCATACCGACGGGACGGGAGCCACTGATTGGAATATGCTCTCCGAGGATGGCCTGGATATTTCGCCCGGAGTGTATCTGTTTAGAGTTGAATCAAAGTATGGCAACCGGACCGGCCGGTTCGCTGTGATTAAATAGGAGAAAACGCCATGATTAAGAAAATCATAATTATCCTGATCGGTGCTCTTCTGTGCGGATCAGCTATGGCCGGCGAATTCTCTAAATCCGGAACCGCCGGTGCTCAGTTTCTTAAGGTCGGGGTGGGAGCCCGCTATCAGGGCCTGGGTGAGGCCAGTGTTGCCGCGGTCAATGATATCTATTCGATGTACTGGAATCCGGCCGGTCTGACCGGAATTGACCAGAGCCAGCTGGCCCTGACTTATGTGAATTACCTGACCGATATCAATCTCAATTATGTCGCTTATGCGCGGCGGTTTGAGAATCTCGGCATTTTTGGCGCTTCGGTCACGGTCCTTTCCATGGGGGATCAGGAGATAACCACGGTCGAGGAGCCGGAAGGAACCGGCTTCAAGTATTCGGCCTCCTCCTATGCCTTTCAGTTGAGTTTCGCTCGCGAACTGACCACACAGTTTTCGTTCGGGGCCAGTTTAAAATATCTGGGCGAGAAAATCTATCGGGAACGGGCGGCCGGCTTTGCTTTCGATTTCGGCACCCTTCTCCGCACCGGATATCGCTCGCTTCGGATCGGCATGAATATCTCGAACATGGGACCGGAAATGAAATTCGACGGTCCCGATCTTGATGTTTCCTATGATCCGGATCAGTCGAATCCGAATCATGATCCGTTTAACAGCCGTCTCAAGGTCGATCCATACGATCTGCCGCTGACCTTCCGAGTGGGGATGGCTTATGACCTGAATTTTGGAGCCGATGCCAAGCTGATGCTGGCGGTTGAGGCCAAGCACCCCAACGACAATACGCAGCAGGGCTCGCTTGGAGCCGAATTCAACTGGAAAGACAAGTATTTTCTCCGCGGTGGCTACAAATTCAACTATGCCGAAGAGGGTCTGGGTTTGGGAGCCGGTTTCCGCACCCAACTGACTGAGGGAACCGACCTGGTCTTTGATTATGCCTGGGTCGATTTTGGCCGACTCGATGCGGTTCATAGATTTTCAGCCGCCCTGGCTTTTTGAGAGGATTAAACCTTCTTATGGCTCATCCTTATCAGAGAGGATGAGCCATTTTTTTTGTCCGGAATTGATTTTTGCCCGCTGAAATTGTATATTATTAAGGATTGTTAACCTTATCGGGAGTTCACAGCCATGACCGGGAGACATATTTTCCAATTTGCCCTATTGACGGGAATTCTTTTGTTTTCAGCCATTCCCAGTTTCGCCCAACCGCAGCCGAAAGATAACGCCGCCTATGAAACTCTGAGCTATTATTTCGACCTGCTTGCGACGGGTAATGTTGAATCAGCCCTGGGAATCTGGGAGCCGCGCGCCCTGGCACGGGCCACTCGACTGGGTATTAATTATGACAACATCATTATCAAGGCGGACTGCAACTCGCCGGTCATTTTTGATTTTGAACGCTCCCGGGGGAATCTCAACCCGGGCATACAATCAGTCGCGGTAATCGACAGCGGGGTTATCAGACTGAAAATAGCCGCCCGGGTGGCCGACACCTCTTTCGATTACTTTTACCATCTGCAAAAAATCGGCAAGGATTACTGGTTGATTTATCCCCAGGATTATTACTCCGGGAGTTGGCCGG
This window harbors:
- a CDS encoding T9SS type A sorting domain-containing protein; translated protein: MIRYSLLFLLVLMIVFAGDAFARPMKTAAPSPEMIKQIIHDKGNIRTTVDNWGYIGGYEFYGLPAGEWPKNSGHSYIGEMKYWMGAVTPSGDTEVVFTDEDFRPIPSLVSGTSTYNIRLSTDSSSFDFSALDTIGAGLGNPAQGWRVWNPDSANWIYNLNYSKFDSTFHPAGPTSLQQSIYRFEDGVAPTGLGLQMTQSIYQWNYCYNENILFVVLEITNVSGVDYPDFAMAVYCDFDVGGPDGTGENGRLGDLVASDGSENLAWTYDEDGYDPGWGPLVRTGIMGTKYLETPDGIGMTAFRTGQWEYLPDSDPERYAYINATQFDTTLPPTDQYYLQCTRGINLTAGKTIRVVYAIVAGQDLNEFYDNAATAQTLYDNHFVGPQPPYAPTLKARVGDKKVNLSWNDTAEVDIDPLTGNHDFRGYKLYRSTNRGYTWGFEAEVSGSCLKNDYMPITACQVENYGDPIMHTFIDSNLINGMEYWYCLVAYDAGDPTVPIGPLQNGFGRPGSDPNVVRVFPRSDPAGSYNILTTIRHEYNGIEKPSDGAVSPILFDGSWVPGEEYRVAFSETDEQTYWHLIDITTGDTTLKDQTVQDGDIKLYEIANGLQVVVRNGERMPRSWGQTAFATAGDTTLHLGYTYGPAGDALGFPRGSDKHFRSTYEFRFTSDGSEGYWFWDDVTPVPLPFQVWNKTLGYQVVAEIYDQDFDQVWEPAERDYISIVDAPYDSNAHPEAFPYNHAWFFRFGINDTAFAPGDVFTVEGAPVNGPEDAFAFRTDGINATSARSSLNKIRAVPDPYIVHAAWESSKYERKLQFTHLPDKCTIRVYTLSGDLVKTLDHTDGTGATDWNMLSEDGLDISPGVYLFRVESKYGNRTGRFAVIK
- a CDS encoding PorV/PorQ family protein; its protein translation is MIKKIIIILIGALLCGSAMAGEFSKSGTAGAQFLKVGVGARYQGLGEASVAAVNDIYSMYWNPAGLTGIDQSQLALTYVNYLTDINLNYVAYARRFENLGIFGASVTVLSMGDQEITTVEEPEGTGFKYSASSYAFQLSFARELTTQFSFGASLKYLGEKIYRERAAGFAFDFGTLLRTGYRSLRIGMNISNMGPEMKFDGPDLDVSYDPDQSNPNHDPFNSRLKVDPYDLPLTFRVGMAYDLNFGADAKLMLAVEAKHPNDNTQQGSLGAEFNWKDKYFLRGGYKFNYAEEGLGLGAGFRTQLTEGTDLVFDYAWVDFGRLDAVHRFSAALAF